AGCAGCCGGCGCTGGGCTTTTCGGCTAAAAAGGGCCAGCACCGCGTGCTGGGCATGGATGGTCAGATGCTGGGCGGCCTCTTCAGCAAGCTCCCTCATACTGACCACCTCCCCCTCGATCCGGGCGGTGCTACGCCCCTGCGAAACCTTGCGCGAAAGGCTCTTGCCATCAAAAAAAGCCGTCACCAGCAGGGTATCGGCCCCGGGCCGCACCAGGCCCTCGGCTTTTTCGCCCAAGAGAAGCGACAACGCATCCACCAGCACGCTCTTGCCCGCCCCGGTTTCGCCGGTGAGCACGGTCAGGCCGGGGCCAAACTCGAGTGCCACCCGCTCTAGCACCGCCAAGTTTTGCACCTCGAGGCGCTCCAACATATCCGAAAATCAGGGTACCACATTCGTTTTGTTGACAACAGAACACTGGGGTAAACAAACTTGCACTCCTTCGCCAATCGTCCAAAGTCAAGGGCTGATATGAGCATGGCTCGTCAAGGCAAAAGTATTTTTGTCTCCCCCAAACCCTTATACTGTTGCCACCAAGGAGGTTACGCATGATTCGCACCGTCGCCCTCGTAGGGCACAGCGGCAGCGGCAAAACCACCCTCGGCGAAGCGCTTCTTTACTTCACCGGGGGCAAGGATCGCATGGGCAAGGTAGAAGAGGGCAGCACTACCTCGGACTACACCCCGGAGGAAAAAGCCCACCGGGTCTCGGTTCGCACCGCGGTGCTGCCCCTAACCTACCAAGGGCACCGGATTTATTTGCTCGACGCCCCCGGCTACGCCGATTTTGTGGGGGAAATTCGCGGGGCTATGGAGGCCGCCGATGCGGCGGTGGTGGTGGTCTCAGCCGAAAGCGGGGTGCAGATTGGCACCGAGCGGGCCTGGACGGTGGCCGAGCGATTGGAACTACCGCGCATGGTGGTAGTGAGCAAGCTGGAAAAGGGGGGCGATTTTTTTGCTCTGCTCGAGGATCTGCGCTCTACCCTGGGGCACATCATCCCAGCCCACCTGCCGCTGTACGAAAACGGCCAGTGGGTCGGCCTGATTGACGTGCTGCACGACCGCGCCTTCCGCTACGAAAAAGGCCGCCCGGTGGTGGCCAGCATTCCCGAGGATCAGAAGGCCCAGGTCGAAAAGTACCGTAACGAGGCCCGAGAAGCTATCATCGAAACCGACGAGGGGCTGCTGGAAAAATACCTGGAGGGAGGCGAGGTAGAAGAAGTGGCCCTCTCGAGGGCCTTCCACGAAGCAGTGCGCAAAGGCCAGGTCTTTCCGGTGGCCATTGGCTCCTCCGGGGCGCTGATCGGGCTGGATATGCTGCTCGATCTGTTCTTAGAAGCCCTCCCCTCCCCGGAAGAACGTTGGGGCGAGGGTGGCCCGGCGGCCAAGGTGTTCAAGGTGCAGGTAGACCCCTTCATGGGGCAGGTGGCTTTTGCCCGACTCTACCGGGGCAGGGTGAAGGTCGGCGACACTTTGCAATCGGATAATGGCTCGGTGCGACTGGCCCACCTCTACACCGCCAAAGGCAAGGATTTGGTCGAGCTCGAGGAGGCCGAGGCCGGCACCATCCTGGCCTTGCCCAAAGCCGACAACCTGCACCGGGGCATGGAGCTCTGGCAGGGGGAGCGCCCCGAGTTCCCCTCGGCCCGCCTGCCCGACCCGGTGGCCATGGTGGCCATCGCACCCGAAACCCGCAGCGACGAGGCCAAGCTCGGCGATGCCCTGCGCAAGCTATTGGAGGAAGACCCCAGCTTGAAGTTTGAGCGCAACCCCGAAACCTCCGAGCAAATCCTGTGGGGCATGGGCGACCTGCACCTAGAAACCGCCAAAGAACGCCTGGCCGACTACGGGGTGAAGATTACCACCCGCCCCCCCAAAATCCCCTACCGCGAGACCATCCGCCGCAAGGCCGAGGGCCAGGGCAAACACAAAAAACAAACCGGCGGACACGGCCAGTACGGCGACGTATGGCTCCGGCTGGAACCCCACGAAGACTACGAGTTTGTCTGGGAGATTACCGGTGGGGTGATTCCCACTAAGTACATGGAATCGGTGGAAATGGGTATCAAGGAAGCCGCCAAGAGCGGGCCCCTGGCCGGATACCCGGTCATTGGTTTTAAGGCTGCGGTCTACCACGGTTCCTACCACGATGTGGACAGCTCCGACATGGCCTTCCAACTGGCCGCCCAACTGGCCTTCCGCAACGTAGTGGCCCAGGCTAGCCCGACCTTGCTCGAGCCCATCTACACCCTCAAGATTTTTGTGCCCCAGGAGCGGGTGGGGGATATTTTGTCGGATATGCAGTCGCGCCGCGGGCGCATTCTGGGCATGGATCAAGAAGGGGCGCTGGCAGTGGTGAACGCCGAGGCTCCGCTGGCCGAAATTCTGGAATATAGCCGCACCCTTTCGGGACTCACCCAGGGCACCGGCGCTTACAGCCTCGAGTTCTCCCACTATGCCGAGGTGCCTCCCAATCTGGCCCAGAAGGTGATTGCCGAACGACAAAAGGCCGAAGCCTAGCGTCGCTTAACTTCCGCTTTGTTACGGACTTTGAGCTCTATGCGTTCAGCCTTCGGCTACCCTCGATCTCGTGTGGGATCGGGCCAGTGGCCTTTTTCGGTCATCCAGTCGTAGGTG
This genomic stretch from Meiothermus sp. harbors:
- a CDS encoding elongation factor G, encoding MIRTVALVGHSGSGKTTLGEALLYFTGGKDRMGKVEEGSTTSDYTPEEKAHRVSVRTAVLPLTYQGHRIYLLDAPGYADFVGEIRGAMEAADAAVVVVSAESGVQIGTERAWTVAERLELPRMVVVSKLEKGGDFFALLEDLRSTLGHIIPAHLPLYENGQWVGLIDVLHDRAFRYEKGRPVVASIPEDQKAQVEKYRNEAREAIIETDEGLLEKYLEGGEVEEVALSRAFHEAVRKGQVFPVAIGSSGALIGLDMLLDLFLEALPSPEERWGEGGPAAKVFKVQVDPFMGQVAFARLYRGRVKVGDTLQSDNGSVRLAHLYTAKGKDLVELEEAEAGTILALPKADNLHRGMELWQGERPEFPSARLPDPVAMVAIAPETRSDEAKLGDALRKLLEEDPSLKFERNPETSEQILWGMGDLHLETAKERLADYGVKITTRPPKIPYRETIRRKAEGQGKHKKQTGGHGQYGDVWLRLEPHEDYEFVWEITGGVIPTKYMESVEMGIKEAAKSGPLAGYPVIGFKAAVYHGSYHDVDSSDMAFQLAAQLAFRNVVAQASPTLLEPIYTLKIFVPQERVGDILSDMQSRRGRILGMDQEGALAVVNAEAPLAEILEYSRTLSGLTQGTGAYSLEFSHYAEVPPNLAQKVIAERQKAEA